One genomic region from Muriicola soli encodes:
- a CDS encoding zinc-dependent metalloprotease has translation MLKKLLPKILVILLVAGYSQSTEAQLFKKKKKAESSKPAAKTKKGDPEPYDKVITKDAITDSGLFDVHIVDDSHFYEIPDSLFNREMLMVSRISKTASGIGFGGGKINTQVLRWEKKPKKVLLRVVSYDVVAADSLPVHEAVVNSNFEPVLYSFDIKAFKKDSLNPATVIQVDELFTKDVQALGMPDRLKKRYKATRLDADRSYLESLKSYPLNIEARHVKTYNAGSPPSNQSLGSISIEINNSMILLPAEPMKRRYFDKRVGWFARGQVDYGLDAQESKTITFLDRWRLEVKDEDMEKFKNGELVEPKKPIVYYVDRATPKQWVPYIKQGIEDWQVAFEAAGFKNAIIAKDPPTPEEDPDWSPEDVRYSVVRYLASPIPNANGPHVSDPRSGEILESDINWYHNVMTLLRNWFFVQTAAINPEARGVEFKDEVMGRLIRFVSSHEVGHTLGLPHNMGSSVAYPVDSLRSESFTKKYGTAPSIMDYARFNYVAQPEDGDVALMPNIGIYDKYAIEWGYRPIPGTSAEDEKSILDSWILEHAGDPLYRFGHQQVGDVVDPSSQTEDLGDNAILASEYGIANLKRIVPNLIEWTKEDGKNYDDLETLYGQVLSQFNRYMGHVSNNIGGVYENHKTYDQEGPVYTYVPREHMENCVAFLHEQLFETPEWLINPDLFAKIEYSGSVERVRALQVRALNNLMSLGKMARLVEYEAIHGNEAYSLLDLMTDLRRGIWSELRYGRTIDTYRRNLQKAYVDRLEYIMNAEDQRKLPDFGGYRKSTAVTISQSDLRSIARAELTTLRSAALTAANRTSDRMSKFHLQDIAKRIEKILDPS, from the coding sequence ATGCTAAAGAAATTACTCCCTAAAATTCTTGTGATACTTTTAGTTGCAGGATACTCCCAAAGTACAGAAGCGCAACTTTTCAAAAAGAAGAAAAAAGCCGAATCTTCAAAACCGGCGGCAAAAACTAAAAAAGGTGATCCGGAACCTTATGATAAGGTGATCACCAAAGATGCAATTACCGATTCCGGGCTATTTGATGTTCATATTGTTGATGATTCCCACTTTTACGAAATCCCTGATTCACTCTTTAATCGTGAAATGCTTATGGTGAGTCGGATCTCTAAAACTGCATCAGGCATTGGTTTTGGTGGAGGAAAGATCAATACACAGGTATTGAGATGGGAAAAGAAACCGAAAAAGGTGCTGCTCAGAGTGGTGAGTTATGACGTTGTTGCTGCCGATTCACTTCCGGTACACGAGGCTGTCGTAAATTCTAACTTCGAACCCGTTCTCTATTCATTTGATATAAAAGCCTTTAAAAAGGATTCCCTGAATCCGGCTACAGTCATTCAGGTAGACGAACTCTTTACCAAAGATGTTCAGGCCCTGGGTATGCCAGACCGTTTAAAGAAGCGCTATAAGGCTACACGCCTTGATGCGGACAGGAGTTATCTGGAATCGCTAAAGAGCTACCCCCTAAACATTGAAGCAAGACACGTTAAAACATACAATGCAGGAAGTCCTCCTTCTAACCAGAGTCTAGGATCGATTTCCATCGAGATCAACAATTCTATGATTCTCCTTCCCGCAGAACCCATGAAGCGTCGATATTTCGACAAGCGTGTGGGGTGGTTTGCAAGAGGACAGGTTGATTACGGCCTGGATGCACAGGAAAGCAAGACCATAACCTTCCTGGATCGCTGGAGACTGGAAGTTAAGGATGAGGATATGGAAAAGTTCAAAAATGGTGAATTGGTTGAGCCTAAAAAACCTATCGTATATTACGTTGATCGTGCAACACCGAAACAATGGGTACCTTATATCAAACAAGGGATCGAAGACTGGCAAGTAGCATTTGAAGCTGCAGGTTTTAAAAATGCCATCATCGCAAAAGACCCTCCAACTCCGGAGGAAGATCCTGACTGGTCGCCGGAAGATGTGCGCTATTCAGTAGTAAGATACCTGGCTTCACCCATCCCCAATGCAAACGGACCTCATGTAAGTGATCCTCGTAGCGGTGAGATCCTCGAATCTGACATCAACTGGTACCACAACGTGATGACGCTCTTACGCAATTGGTTCTTCGTACAAACTGCTGCTATCAACCCTGAGGCACGTGGCGTAGAATTTAAGGATGAGGTGATGGGAAGACTCATTCGTTTTGTCTCTTCACACGAAGTTGGGCATACATTAGGATTACCTCACAATATGGGGAGTAGCGTAGCATATCCAGTAGATTCCCTTCGTTCAGAATCCTTTACAAAGAAATACGGTACAGCCCCGTCCATTATGGATTATGCTCGTTTTAATTACGTGGCACAACCCGAAGATGGTGATGTGGCCCTGATGCCGAACATTGGTATTTATGACAAATACGCCATCGAATGGGGTTACAGACCTATCCCCGGGACATCGGCGGAAGACGAGAAGTCTATCCTGGATTCCTGGATCTTGGAACATGCGGGAGATCCTTTATATCGTTTTGGACATCAGCAGGTTGGTGATGTAGTAGATCCCAGTTCACAAACTGAAGATCTCGGTGACAATGCCATCCTCGCCAGTGAATATGGGATTGCCAACCTCAAACGCATAGTTCCTAACCTAATTGAGTGGACCAAAGAGGACGGCAAGAATTACGACGATCTCGAAACCTTATACGGGCAGGTTCTTTCTCAATTCAACAGATATATGGGCCATGTTTCCAACAACATTGGCGGCGTGTACGAAAATCACAAGACTTATGACCAGGAAGGGCCGGTATATACCTATGTTCCCAGGGAACACATGGAAAATTGCGTAGCCTTCTTACACGAACAATTATTTGAAACACCGGAATGGCTGATCAATCCAGACCTATTTGCAAAGATTGAGTATTCAGGTTCTGTAGAACGGGTAAGAGCACTTCAAGTTAGAGCACTCAATAATCTGATGAGCCTGGGCAAAATGGCCAGGTTAGTGGAATACGAAGCGATCCATGGCAACGAGGCTTACTCGCTGCTCGACCTTATGACTGATCTTCGCAGGGGGATTTGGTCTGAGCTCAGATACGGAAGAACTATAGACACCTATCGCAGAAATTTACAGAAAGCTTATGTAGACCGACTGGAATATATCATGAACGCTGAAGACCAACGCAAACTGCCCGACTTTGGAGGTTATCGTAAATCAACGGCGGTGACCATTAGTCAGTCAGACCTCAGGTCCATCGCTCGTGCTGAACTCACTACGCTGAGATCTGCAGCTTTAACAGCTGCCAACCGTACCTCAGACAGAATGAGCAAATTTCACTTACAGGATATTGCAAAACGCATTGAAAAGATCCTGGATCCGAGTTAA
- the hemL gene encoding glutamate-1-semialdehyde 2,1-aminomutase, with protein MKYQRSSALFKEAQRYIPGGVNSPVRAFKAVGGTPVFVKEAKGAYLYDEDGNRLIDYISSWGPLILGHAYEPVLEAVIKKAKKGTSFGMPTEIETDLAKLALSMVLNMDKIRFVNSGTEACMSAIRLARGFTGKDKIIKFAGCYHGHADAFLIQAGSGAVTFGSPNSPGVTEGTAKDTLLARYNNLESVDALLEANKENVAAVIIEPVAGNMGCIIPDDSFIKGLRERCTEKKILLIFDEVMTGFRLAKGGAQEVLNIKADIVTYGKVIGGGLPVGAFAARKEIMDYLAPDGPVYQAGTLSGNPLAMSAGLAMLTALNEKPEVFESLANKTEYLHQGIERILSDNGIAHQINRFGSMISVHFTEKPVKDFEGAMKGNNDTFKKYFHGMLSKGVYLPPSAFESYFLNDALSYSDIDFTLEGLTEIVSDLK; from the coding sequence ATGAAGTACCAAAGAAGCAGTGCCCTTTTTAAGGAGGCACAACGCTATATTCCCGGAGGTGTGAATTCGCCTGTTAGGGCCTTTAAAGCTGTGGGCGGCACTCCTGTTTTTGTCAAGGAGGCCAAAGGAGCCTATCTCTATGACGAGGACGGCAATAGATTGATTGATTACATTTCCTCCTGGGGGCCTTTAATTTTAGGCCATGCGTATGAACCGGTTCTTGAAGCCGTAATAAAAAAGGCAAAAAAGGGTACCTCCTTTGGAATGCCTACTGAAATTGAGACTGATCTGGCCAAACTGGCGCTATCCATGGTGCTCAATATGGATAAGATTCGATTTGTAAACAGCGGAACGGAAGCATGTATGAGTGCGATCCGACTCGCAAGAGGATTTACCGGGAAGGATAAAATAATAAAATTTGCCGGGTGTTATCACGGCCATGCCGATGCGTTCCTTATTCAGGCCGGAAGTGGTGCCGTCACATTTGGGAGTCCTAACAGTCCTGGCGTAACAGAAGGAACAGCTAAAGACACACTGTTGGCCAGGTACAATAATCTGGAAAGTGTAGATGCATTATTGGAAGCTAATAAGGAGAATGTTGCTGCAGTAATCATAGAACCCGTAGCAGGGAACATGGGTTGTATCATTCCGGATGATTCGTTTATTAAGGGCCTAAGGGAACGATGCACTGAAAAGAAGATCCTTTTGATTTTTGATGAGGTCATGACGGGCTTCAGGCTGGCAAAAGGCGGAGCTCAGGAAGTCTTGAATATCAAGGCAGACATCGTTACCTACGGCAAGGTCATAGGCGGAGGATTACCCGTTGGCGCTTTTGCCGCAAGAAAAGAGATCATGGACTATCTGGCCCCAGACGGCCCGGTTTACCAGGCGGGAACACTAAGTGGAAACCCACTGGCAATGAGTGCCGGACTGGCTATGCTGACTGCACTGAATGAAAAGCCCGAAGTGTTTGAAAGCCTGGCTAATAAGACTGAATATTTACATCAGGGAATCGAGCGTATTCTCTCCGACAATGGAATTGCACATCAAATCAATCGGTTTGGTTCTATGATATCTGTGCATTTTACAGAAAAACCCGTAAAAGATTTTGAGGGTGCTATGAAAGGGAACAACGATACCTTTAAAAAGTATTTTCACGGAATGTTGTCCAAAGGTGTTTATCTTCCACCAAGTGCCTTCGAAAGTTATTTTCTCAATGATGCGCTCTCCTATTCCGATATTGATTTTACCCTGGAAGGGTTGACGGAAATAGTTTCTGATTTAAAATAA
- a CDS encoding glucosaminidase domain-containing protein, whose protein sequence is MRKIFFIGILIVLLSACGTKKRTTYSKKKSTTTTVENSRSERSGQYPLPEDNGRFMEFPIASIEDYIDTFSEIAQFEMKVYGVPASITLAQGILESGFGRGELTLKTNNHFGIKCHTGWDGPYALHDDDERGECFRKYNHPMYSFRDHSLFLTTRSRYAFLFDLRKDDYKGWAYGLKKAGYATDRKYPHKLISFIERYDLHEFDKAVLQDNYVVAKKSSRGSFKVHVVREGDTLYSISRRYLVSVEELKQLNSLNDNIISVGQELRIQSNNIR, encoded by the coding sequence ATGAGGAAGATTTTTTTTATCGGAATACTGATTGTCCTGCTTTCCGCCTGCGGGACAAAAAAGCGCACTACCTACAGTAAAAAGAAATCCACAACAACTACTGTTGAAAATAGCAGAAGTGAAAGGTCCGGGCAGTATCCATTGCCTGAAGACAACGGAAGATTTATGGAATTTCCAATCGCTTCTATCGAAGATTACATAGACACTTTTTCGGAAATCGCCCAGTTTGAGATGAAGGTTTATGGGGTTCCGGCGAGTATTACCCTGGCACAGGGAATTCTGGAAAGTGGTTTCGGTAGAGGAGAACTCACACTTAAGACGAACAATCATTTCGGGATTAAATGCCATACCGGATGGGATGGGCCTTACGCCCTTCACGATGATGATGAAAGAGGGGAGTGTTTCAGAAAATACAACCATCCCATGTACTCCTTCAGGGATCACAGTTTATTCCTGACCACCAGATCGCGATATGCTTTCTTGTTCGACCTGAGAAAAGACGATTATAAAGGATGGGCCTATGGCTTAAAGAAAGCGGGTTATGCCACCGACAGGAAATATCCCCATAAGCTCATCTCATTTATAGAAAGATACGACCTCCATGAGTTTGATAAAGCCGTATTGCAGGACAACTACGTGGTGGCAAAGAAATCATCGCGAGGGAGTTTTAAGGTACATGTAGTAAGGGAAGGAGACACCCTCTATTCCATTTCCCGAAGGTACTTGGTTTCCGTGGAAGAACTCAAGCAACTCAATTCACTAAATGACAATATCATTTCCGTAGGACAGGAATTAAGAATACAGTCCAACAATATCAGATAA
- a CDS encoding 1-aminocyclopropane-1-carboxylate deaminase/D-cysteine desulfhydrase: MQTDTIVLPEIKQRDISLHLRREDLTHPMLSGNKFRKLKYNLQEAKKSNCTNLLTFGGAYSNHIPAAAYAASANGMSSRGIIRGEELADRWKNNPTLVSAAKMGMEFEFVSREEYRLRENKDYQADLLRRHKNPYLIPEGGTNALGVKGCEEILTTEDRFYDVICCSVGTGGTLAGLSNSACEHQKLLGFPALKGDFLKEDIGKYTTAKNWTLITTYHFGGYGRVTKELVAFINSFKEKTKIPLDPIYTAKMMFGIIDMVKQGKFKKGAKILAIHTGGLQGIEGMNGILRKKNLPLLSI, translated from the coding sequence TTGCAAACAGATACCATAGTACTCCCGGAAATTAAGCAACGCGATATCAGCCTTCACCTCAGGCGGGAAGATTTGACACACCCCATGCTCTCGGGGAACAAATTCCGGAAACTCAAATACAACCTTCAGGAAGCTAAAAAGAGTAACTGTACAAACCTCCTGACTTTCGGAGGAGCCTATTCCAATCATATCCCGGCAGCCGCTTACGCCGCATCAGCAAACGGTATGAGTTCCAGAGGAATTATCAGGGGGGAGGAACTTGCCGATCGCTGGAAGAATAACCCAACGCTTGTAAGTGCTGCTAAAATGGGGATGGAATTTGAATTTGTATCACGCGAGGAATATCGGTTGCGGGAGAACAAGGACTATCAGGCTGATCTTCTTCGTCGGCACAAAAATCCCTATTTGATCCCAGAGGGGGGAACGAATGCGCTGGGAGTAAAGGGCTGTGAAGAAATCCTTACGACTGAAGATCGTTTTTATGATGTTATTTGTTGCTCAGTGGGGACAGGAGGAACCCTGGCCGGGCTTAGCAATTCAGCTTGCGAACATCAGAAACTACTGGGCTTTCCGGCGCTGAAGGGAGATTTTTTAAAAGAAGACATTGGCAAGTACACAACAGCGAAAAACTGGACACTAATTACCACTTACCATTTTGGAGGCTATGGCCGGGTTACGAAGGAATTGGTTGCCTTTATCAATTCCTTTAAGGAAAAGACAAAGATTCCTTTGGATCCCATTTACACCGCAAAAATGATGTTTGGAATCATCGATATGGTCAAGCAAGGAAAATTTAAGAAAGGGGCCAAAATCCTTGCCATTCACACAGGAGGGTTGCAAGGGATTGAAGGGATGAATGGCATTTTGAGAAAAAAGAACTTACCTTTGCTGAGCATATGA
- a CDS encoding DUF5522 domain-containing protein, with amino-acid sequence MKRILPLEEGDFYLSKEGYKVFTEQYHLKRGYCCESNCRHCPYGFDPRGKR; translated from the coding sequence GTGAAAAGGATTTTGCCCCTTGAGGAAGGAGATTTTTACCTTTCTAAAGAAGGATATAAGGTTTTTACTGAACAATACCATTTAAAGAGAGGTTATTGCTGTGAAAGCAACTGCAGGCACTGTCCATATGGTTTTGATCCTCGTGGAAAAAGGTAG
- a CDS encoding DUF4136 domain-containing protein produces MKKKILFLLPLALLLMASSCVSVRVIADYDRNADFNTYKTYAFYKTGIDKAMISDLDKKRILRAIENEMANKGFVKSENPDLLVSIFTKEREQVDIYNNAGWGWGWGWGPGWGFWNPWMFGGGAGWGNNISTRTEGSLYIDLIDTKSKDLIWQGRGVGTLNNTSNIEKKEERIREFVTEIMEKYPPNSLASN; encoded by the coding sequence ATGAAAAAGAAAATATTGTTTTTACTCCCTCTTGCCCTTTTATTAATGGCGTCTTCATGTGTTTCGGTTAGAGTTATTGCAGACTACGACCGCAACGCTGATTTTAATACTTATAAGACTTATGCTTTTTACAAAACGGGAATAGACAAAGCCATGATTTCCGATCTCGATAAAAAGAGGATTCTAAGGGCCATTGAAAATGAAATGGCCAATAAAGGTTTTGTAAAATCTGAAAACCCCGATCTTTTGGTCAGCATCTTCACCAAGGAACGCGAGCAGGTAGACATCTATAACAACGCCGGCTGGGGTTGGGGTTGGGGCTGGGGTCCCGGATGGGGATTCTGGAATCCATGGATGTTCGGAGGCGGAGCAGGCTGGGGAAATAACATCAGTACCCGAACAGAAGGCTCACTTTATATCGACCTCATCGATACCAAGTCCAAAGATTTGATATGGCAGGGTCGAGGTGTTGGAACCTTAAACAATACGAGTAATATTGAGAAAAAGGAAGAGCGAATAAGAGAATTTGTCACAGAGATCATGGAGAAATATCCCCCTAATTCTCTGGCTTCCAATTAA